The following coding sequences are from one Streptomyces venezuelae window:
- a CDS encoding ABC transporter substrate-binding protein produces the protein MPHSRTPLHRHRALLTGSLALTGALALTACGSSDSDGNGTAAGSGGTHTVKTAMGDVKVPVNPRRVVVLDTAELDSAITLGVKPVGATHVEASSGFPGYLPKDEVSGVKDVGEMMTPNMEAIAALKPDLILTSKIRHAAKYDQLKAIAPTVMTETTGYPWKENFQVHADALGKRAEAKKVVADYTAHTKKVTRAIGGPAKAEQTKVNVLRFIEGADIRLYGDRSYIATLLKDVGLGRAPISAKAKDGFSYDLSPEKIDLADTDVIFRSTYGDPKKSKETQTVGSGLWKNMKAVRSGNVHTVDDELWIQGIGYTAADRILDEMQADLTKKK, from the coding sequence ATGCCCCACTCCCGCACCCCCCTCCATCGCCACCGCGCGCTCCTCACCGGCTCGCTGGCCCTCACCGGCGCGCTCGCGCTGACCGCCTGCGGCTCGTCGGACTCCGACGGGAACGGCACGGCCGCGGGCTCCGGCGGGACCCACACCGTCAAGACGGCCATGGGCGACGTGAAAGTGCCCGTGAACCCGCGCCGCGTCGTCGTCCTCGACACCGCCGAACTGGACTCCGCGATCACCCTCGGCGTGAAACCGGTCGGCGCCACGCACGTCGAGGCGTCGTCCGGCTTCCCGGGCTACCTGCCGAAGGACGAGGTCAGCGGCGTCAAGGACGTCGGCGAGATGATGACGCCCAACATGGAGGCCATCGCCGCCCTGAAGCCCGACCTGATCCTGACGTCGAAGATCCGGCACGCCGCCAAGTACGACCAGCTCAAGGCGATCGCCCCGACCGTCATGACGGAGACGACCGGCTACCCCTGGAAGGAGAACTTCCAGGTGCACGCCGACGCGCTCGGCAAGCGGGCCGAGGCGAAGAAGGTCGTCGCCGACTACACGGCACACACCAAGAAGGTCACCAGGGCCATCGGCGGGCCTGCGAAGGCCGAGCAGACGAAGGTCAACGTCCTGCGCTTCATCGAGGGCGCCGACATCCGCCTCTACGGCGACCGGAGCTACATCGCGACCCTCCTCAAGGACGTCGGCCTCGGCCGCGCCCCCATCTCCGCCAAGGCCAAGGACGGCTTCTCCTACGACCTGTCCCCCGAGAAGATCGACCTCGCGGACACCGACGTCATCTTCCGCTCCACGTACGGTGATCCGAAGAAGTCCAAGGAGACGCAGACCGTCGGCAGCGGCCTGTGGAAGAACATGAAGGCGGTGAGGTCCGGCAACGTCCACACCGTCGACGACGAGCTGTGGATCCAGGGCATCGGCTATACCGCCGCGGACCGCATCCTCGACGAGATGCAGGCCGACCTCACGAAGAAGAAGTAG
- a CDS encoding metallophosphoesterase family protein: MLTRVAVLSDIHGVLPALEAVLAEPEVRAADKVVLTGDITAGPQPAEVLDRLAELGDRAVLISGNADRELLEYRRGHRDTIPDPIGPWAAGRLRAGHLDLLARLPRSARLTLAGLGDVLFCHATPRDDEEVVLVDSRPERWAEVLDGVDPAVRTVVCGHTHMPFVRLAHGRTVVNPGSVGMPYGRAGAHWALLGPGIDLRTTPYDIDAAVTRLTRECDYPGVAEWADHYLRARDSDTEALAVFGPLDGRQG; this comes from the coding sequence ATGCTGACCCGAGTCGCCGTCCTCTCCGACATCCATGGCGTCCTGCCCGCCCTCGAAGCCGTCCTCGCGGAGCCGGAGGTGCGGGCGGCGGACAAGGTGGTGCTGACCGGTGACATCACGGCGGGCCCGCAGCCCGCCGAGGTCCTCGACCGGCTGGCGGAGCTGGGCGACCGCGCCGTCCTGATCAGCGGCAACGCCGACCGCGAGCTGCTCGAATACCGCCGCGGCCACCGCGACACGATCCCCGACCCGATCGGCCCGTGGGCGGCCGGTCGGCTCCGCGCCGGCCACCTGGACCTCTTGGCCCGGCTCCCGCGGTCGGCGCGCCTCACACTCGCCGGCCTCGGCGACGTCCTGTTCTGCCACGCCACGCCCCGCGACGACGAGGAGGTCGTCCTGGTCGACTCCCGGCCCGAACGGTGGGCGGAAGTCCTCGACGGCGTCGACCCGGCCGTACGCACGGTGGTCTGCGGCCACACCCACATGCCGTTCGTCCGCCTCGCCCACGGCCGCACGGTCGTCAACCCCGGCAGCGTAGGCATGCCCTACGGCCGCGCGGGCGCCCACTGGGCCCTCCTGGGCCCCGGCATCGACCTGCGCACCACGCCGTACGACATCGACGCCGCCGTCACCCGCCTGACCCGGGAGTGCGACTACCCCGGCGTCGCGGAGTGGGCCGACCATTACTTGCGGGCCCGCGACAGCGACACGGAGGCGCTCGCGGTGTTCGGGCCGCTGGACGGGCGGCAGGGGTAG
- a CDS encoding glycosyltransferase 87 family protein: MLAVSLTALAVLCAVQHVPMADTLVYRAEGAAVANGSDLYGFTVTEWELPATYPPFAAILFVPTTWLPLGALKTVFLVGNVALLALLVRLSCRLAGLPVRAPFLCAATALALWLEPVFQTVLFGQINLALACLVLWDLTRPPGAVGKGFAVGVAAGIKLTPAVFIGYLLLRGRVREAGVAAAAFVGTVLLGALVLPGASVDFWTRRVFETGRVGKAWIVDNQSLQGLVARLLHDAQPGAAWAVPAAVTALVGLWLVRRAPDEPRALLLAAFTALLVSPISWSHHWVWCVPLLAVLLAEGRPRPAATVALLFTARTFWLLPHEGALDLHLPWWQQALASPYALLALAAWPVLWASVLGQQNVRVAEHPKDDEERAAARHRVLSHEL, encoded by the coding sequence CTGCTCGCGGTCTCCCTGACCGCCCTGGCCGTTCTCTGCGCCGTCCAGCACGTCCCGATGGCCGACACCCTGGTCTACCGGGCCGAGGGCGCCGCCGTCGCCAACGGCAGCGACCTGTACGGGTTCACCGTCACCGAGTGGGAACTGCCCGCCACCTACCCGCCGTTCGCCGCGATCCTCTTCGTCCCGACGACCTGGCTGCCCCTGGGCGCCCTGAAGACCGTCTTCCTCGTCGGCAACGTCGCCCTCCTCGCCCTCCTGGTCCGCCTCTCCTGCAGGCTGGCCGGTCTTCCCGTCCGCGCGCCGTTCCTCTGCGCCGCGACCGCCCTCGCCCTGTGGCTCGAACCCGTCTTCCAGACCGTCCTGTTCGGCCAGATCAACCTCGCGCTCGCCTGCCTGGTCCTGTGGGACCTCACCCGGCCGCCCGGCGCCGTCGGCAAGGGGTTCGCGGTCGGTGTCGCGGCCGGCATCAAGCTGACGCCGGCCGTGTTCATCGGCTATCTCCTGCTGCGGGGGCGCGTGCGCGAGGCGGGTGTGGCAGCCGCCGCGTTCGTCGGCACCGTGCTGCTCGGCGCGCTGGTGCTGCCCGGCGCGAGCGTCGACTTCTGGACGCGGCGGGTCTTCGAGACGGGCCGGGTCGGCAAGGCGTGGATCGTCGACAACCAGTCGCTGCAGGGCCTCGTCGCGCGTCTCCTGCACGACGCGCAGCCGGGCGCGGCGTGGGCGGTCCCGGCGGCCGTGACGGCCCTCGTCGGCCTCTGGCTGGTCCGCCGCGCGCCGGACGAGCCGCGCGCGCTGCTCCTGGCCGCCTTCACGGCGCTGCTGGTCTCCCCGATCAGCTGGTCGCACCACTGGGTGTGGTGCGTACCGCTCCTGGCCGTCCTGCTCGCGGAGGGCCGCCCCCGCCCGGCGGCGACGGTGGCCCTCCTCTTCACGGCCCGCACGTTCTGGCTGCTCCCGCACGAAGGCGCCCTGGACCTCCACCTGCCGTGGTGGCAGCAGGCGTTGGCGTCCCCCTACGCGCTGCTCGCACTGGCGGCCTGGCCGGTGCTGTGGGCCTCAGTCCTCGGGCAGCAGAATGTCCGCGTCGCCGAACACCCGAAGGACGACGAGGAGCGGGCGGCCGCGCGACACCGTGTACTCAGCCACGAGCTGTGA
- a CDS encoding DUF2157 domain-containing protein → MGIESDQLVYDYLSRVGDLAQQRQLPSGDRMRLVADLRNRIDRGRGGATGDSPASVRRILARLGTPEEVVEAAGGTSGDAASDVPGHTPGTTPGHTPGHAPGDVPAKPRALRVPKPRRPARRAPRTQGATETTETTQAAQVPDPRRAPDLFEGAAPPHLAGVDELGPSDAQPDWWRVDSSPFGHADSVPGFVGGIEIPELLKPPAKAGAGARKAVEDEEAAEEEEEGEEEAAYEEAVEEPGRRRWRLPRVRTGADTGPTFSNPLLLLAAALLTVGAVLGNLVVLGVGWLIAYASRRLTRAEVKFAVIGLPVLAVAAGITWLWGRSDGRWGDPVRDGHMSDAIADTWPWVVRGAAVASALFLLWRSQRQRP, encoded by the coding sequence GTGGGGATCGAGAGCGATCAGCTGGTCTACGACTATCTGAGCCGGGTCGGAGACCTGGCCCAGCAGCGGCAGTTGCCGTCCGGCGACCGGATGCGGCTGGTCGCCGACCTGCGGAACCGGATCGACCGGGGCAGGGGCGGGGCCACCGGTGACAGCCCCGCCTCCGTCCGGCGCATCCTCGCCCGTCTCGGCACGCCGGAGGAGGTCGTGGAGGCGGCGGGCGGCACGTCCGGGGACGCAGCGAGTGACGTACCGGGACACACGCCGGGGACCACCCCCGGACACACGCCAGGTCACGCGCCCGGCGACGTACCGGCGAAACCGCGCGCCCTGCGCGTACCGAAGCCCCGCCGCCCCGCCAGAAGGGCGCCACGGACTCAAGGGGCCACGGAGACCACGGAGACCACGCAGGCCGCGCAGGTCCCCGACCCGCGCCGCGCACCGGACCTCTTCGAGGGCGCCGCGCCACCGCACCTCGCGGGCGTCGACGAACTGGGGCCCAGCGACGCGCAGCCCGACTGGTGGCGCGTGGACAGCAGCCCGTTCGGCCACGCCGACAGCGTCCCCGGCTTCGTCGGCGGCATCGAGATCCCCGAACTCCTCAAGCCCCCGGCCAAGGCGGGCGCGGGCGCCAGGAAGGCGGTCGAGGACGAGGAGGCGGCCGAGGAGGAGGAAGAGGGCGAGGAGGAGGCCGCGTACGAGGAAGCCGTGGAGGAGCCGGGCCGGCGCCGGTGGCGGCTGCCCCGGGTGCGGACCGGCGCCGACACGGGGCCGACGTTCAGCAATCCGCTGCTCCTGCTGGCCGCCGCGCTCCTCACGGTCGGCGCGGTCCTCGGCAACCTCGTGGTCCTCGGCGTCGGCTGGCTGATCGCGTACGCCTCCCGCAGGCTGACCCGCGCCGAGGTGAAGTTCGCCGTGATCGGGCTGCCGGTCCTCGCGGTGGCGGCGGGGATCACCTGGCTGTGGGGGCGGAGCGACGGACGGTGGGGCGACCCGGTCAGGGACGGGCACATGAGCGACGCCATCGCGGACACGTGGCCGTGGGTGGTGCGGGGGGCGGCCGTCGCCTCCGCGCTGTTCCTGCTGTGGAGGTCGCAGCGGCAACGGCCGTGA
- a CDS encoding DNA repair helicase XPB has translation MNGPLIVQSDKTLLLEVDHEQAEACRRAIAPFAELERAPEHIHTYRVTPLGLWNARAAGHDAEQVVDALVEFSRYPVPHALLVDVAETMARYGRLTLSKHPTHGLVLTTTDRPVLEEILRSKKVQPLVGARLDPDTVAVHPSERGQIKQTLLKLGWPAEDLAGYVDGEAHKIDLDEAGWSLRPYQQQAVEGFWHGGSGVVVLPCGAGKTLVGAGAMAQAKATTLILVTNTVSARQWKHELVKRTSLTEDEIGEYSGTRKEIRPVTIATYQVLTTKRKGIYPHLELFDSRDWGLVIYDEVHLLPAPVFKFTADLQARRRLGLTATLVREDGRESDVFSLIGPKRFDAPWKEIEAQGYIAPADCVEVRVNLTDSERLAYATAEAEEKYRFCATTATKRKVTEALVRKHAGEQTLVIGQYIDQLDELGEHLDAPVIKGETTNAQREKLFDAFREGEISVLVVSKVANFSIDLPEATVAIQVSGTFGSRQEEAQRLGRVLRPKADGHEARFYSVVARDTIDQDFAAHRQRFLAEQGYAYRIVDADELLAGG, from the coding sequence GTGAACGGTCCCCTCATCGTCCAGTCGGACAAGACCCTCCTGCTCGAGGTCGACCACGAGCAGGCGGAGGCCTGCCGTCGTGCCATCGCGCCGTTCGCGGAGCTGGAGCGGGCGCCCGAGCACATCCACACCTACCGGGTCACCCCGCTCGGGCTGTGGAACGCGCGCGCCGCCGGGCACGACGCGGAGCAGGTCGTGGACGCGCTCGTGGAGTTCTCGCGGTACCCGGTGCCGCACGCGCTGCTCGTCGACGTCGCCGAGACGATGGCGCGGTACGGACGCCTCACGCTCTCCAAGCACCCCACGCACGGACTCGTCCTCACCACCACCGACCGGCCGGTCCTGGAGGAGATCCTGCGGTCGAAGAAGGTGCAGCCGCTCGTCGGCGCCCGCCTCGACCCGGACACCGTCGCCGTGCACCCCTCCGAGCGCGGCCAGATCAAGCAGACGCTGCTGAAGCTGGGCTGGCCCGCCGAGGACCTCGCCGGATACGTCGACGGCGAGGCGCACAAGATCGACCTGGACGAGGCGGGCTGGTCGCTGCGCCCCTACCAGCAGCAGGCCGTCGAGGGGTTCTGGCACGGCGGCAGCGGTGTCGTCGTCCTGCCCTGCGGTGCGGGCAAGACCCTCGTCGGCGCGGGAGCCATGGCGCAGGCCAAGGCGACCACGCTCATCCTCGTCACCAACACGGTCTCCGCCCGCCAGTGGAAGCACGAACTGGTGAAGCGGACCTCCCTGACGGAGGACGAGATCGGCGAGTACAGCGGGACGCGCAAGGAGATCAGGCCCGTCACCATCGCCACGTACCAGGTGCTCACGACGAAGCGGAAGGGCATCTACCCCCACCTCGAACTCTTCGACTCGCGCGACTGGGGCCTCGTCATCTACGACGAGGTGCACCTGCTGCCCGCGCCCGTCTTCAAGTTCACCGCGGACCTCCAGGCGCGGCGCCGTCTCGGGCTCACCGCGACGCTCGTGCGCGAGGACGGGCGCGAGTCCGACGTCTTCTCGCTCATCGGGCCGAAGCGGTTCGACGCCCCGTGGAAGGAGATCGAGGCGCAGGGCTACATCGCGCCCGCCGACTGCGTCGAGGTGCGGGTCAACCTCACCGACAGCGAACGGCTCGCGTACGCCACGGCGGAGGCGGAGGAGAAGTACCGCTTCTGTGCCACCACCGCCACCAAGCGGAAGGTGACGGAGGCGCTCGTCAGGAAACACGCGGGCGAGCAGACCCTCGTCATCGGGCAGTACATCGACCAGCTCGACGAGCTCGGCGAACACCTCGACGCGCCCGTCATCAAGGGCGAGACGACCAACGCGCAGCGCGAGAAGCTCTTCGACGCGTTCCGCGAGGGCGAGATCTCCGTCCTCGTCGTCTCCAAGGTCGCCAACTTCTCCATCGACCTGCCCGAGGCGACCGTCGCCATCCAGGTGTCCGGCACGTTCGGGTCGCGGCAGGAGGAGGCGCAGCGGCTCGGGCGCGTGCTGCGGCCCAAGGCCGACGGGCACGAGGCGCGCTTCTACTCCGTCGTCGCGCGCGACACCATCGACCAGGACTTCGCCGCCCACCGCCAGCGGTTCCTCGCCGAGCAGGGTTACGCCTACCGCATCGTGGACGCGGACGAGCTGCTGGCCGGGGGCTGA
- a CDS encoding helicase-associated domain-containing protein yields MSTQPQPTDSASAPAPSRGADAPRSLAEALRSRDDDALAGLLRARPDLLNPVPNDLTQLATRAGTRASVVRALERLDRFAQQVAEALAVASDPTSYDEVRGLLAGDDGDAAVEAALPRALATLHEQALVWGPDDRLRLVRTARELLAPAPQHPSPTGLGPTVTEATAGMSPTRVQDIVTAAGLPTTHDPVSAVQSLTALFTDRTRMSALLDEAPAESVEVLSRLVWGPPYGQVTADPARHLRWLLDRGLLLPTAPGTVVLPREAALHLRAGRAHRTPEPVPPPVEAAREYRPQVVDAAAAGQAYTALATVEELLKDWDEGGPAVLRAGGLSVRDLKRTAVALDTSEPLAAFWVELAYAAGLLASDGEADERYAATPAYDAWQELPAAERWSALATAWLAATRTAGLVGGRDGKDRTLSALGPHLDRSTAPEVRHRVLALAATLPEGTAPAPESLLSRLRWERPSASRGSRPATPDGAANPSDPPPPQDLRSRIAQWTLNEAELLGVTGRGAVSSHGRALLSGHDHGHGPGHGSDSEGTAAEQSLAAARAARLLAPLLPEPLDHVLLQADLTAVAPGPLERPLADALAVLADVESKGGATVYRFTPGSVRRALDAGQSASDLHAFLAAHSRTPVPQPLAYLIDDVARKHGHLRIGAASAYVRCDDEALLNEILADKRAQSLRLRRLAPTVLAAQADPGTLLDGLRAMGFAPAAESAEGDVLITRAHAHRTPPRTAPEPVPDGPPLPGDTLIGAAVRAIRAGDLASTAPRKEAPTSTSPSDGRLPRTTAAETLATMQAAVLTGEALWIGYVNAEGTASQRVIAPVRVEGGFVTAYDHTADEVRTYPLHRVTGVAELADD; encoded by the coding sequence ATGAGCACCCAGCCGCAGCCCACGGACAGCGCGAGCGCCCCCGCACCGTCGCGTGGCGCGGACGCGCCCCGATCCCTCGCCGAAGCGCTCCGCTCGCGGGACGACGACGCGCTCGCCGGGCTGCTCCGGGCCAGGCCCGACCTCCTCAACCCCGTGCCGAACGACCTCACACAGCTCGCCACCCGCGCGGGCACCCGCGCCTCCGTGGTGCGTGCGCTGGAGCGGCTCGACCGGTTCGCGCAGCAGGTCGCCGAGGCGCTCGCCGTGGCGTCGGACCCCACCTCGTACGACGAAGTGCGCGGCCTGCTCGCGGGCGACGACGGGGACGCCGCCGTCGAGGCCGCCCTGCCGCGCGCCCTCGCCACCCTCCACGAGCAGGCGCTGGTGTGGGGACCCGACGACCGCCTGCGTCTGGTGCGCACCGCCCGCGAGCTCCTCGCCCCCGCCCCGCAGCACCCGTCCCCGACCGGTCTCGGCCCCACCGTCACCGAGGCCACCGCCGGGATGTCACCGACCCGTGTCCAGGACATCGTGACGGCCGCCGGGCTGCCCACCACCCACGACCCGGTGTCGGCCGTCCAGTCGCTGACCGCGCTGTTCACGGACCGTACGCGGATGTCGGCGCTGCTCGACGAGGCGCCCGCGGAATCCGTCGAGGTGCTGTCCCGCCTCGTGTGGGGCCCTCCTTACGGCCAGGTCACCGCCGACCCCGCACGCCACCTGCGCTGGCTCCTCGACCGCGGCCTGCTCCTGCCCACCGCACCCGGCACGGTCGTGCTGCCCCGCGAGGCGGCCCTGCACCTGCGCGCGGGCCGCGCCCACCGCACGCCGGAGCCGGTGCCGCCGCCCGTCGAGGCCGCCCGCGAATACCGTCCACAGGTTGTGGACGCGGCCGCCGCGGGACAGGCCTACACCGCCCTCGCCACCGTCGAGGAGCTCCTCAAGGACTGGGACGAGGGCGGGCCCGCGGTGCTGCGCGCGGGCGGTCTCAGCGTGCGCGACCTGAAGCGGACCGCGGTGGCGCTCGACACGTCCGAGCCGCTCGCCGCGTTCTGGGTCGAACTGGCCTACGCGGCGGGGCTGCTCGCCTCCGACGGCGAGGCCGACGAGCGGTACGCCGCGACGCCCGCGTACGACGCGTGGCAGGAGCTGCCCGCGGCCGAGCGCTGGTCGGCGCTGGCCACGGCCTGGCTCGCGGCCACGCGCACGGCGGGGCTCGTGGGGGGCCGCGACGGCAAGGACCGCACGCTCTCCGCGCTCGGCCCGCACCTGGACCGCTCGACGGCTCCCGAGGTACGACACCGGGTGCTCGCGCTCGCCGCCACGCTGCCGGAGGGCACGGCGCCCGCCCCCGAGTCCCTCCTGTCCCGCCTCCGCTGGGAGCGCCCCTCCGCCTCCCGCGGCAGCCGCCCCGCCACCCCGGACGGCGCCGCGAACCCGTCCGATCCCCCGCCCCCGCAGGACCTGCGCTCCCGCATCGCACAGTGGACGCTGAACGAGGCGGAGTTGCTGGGTGTCACGGGGAGGGGGGCGGTGTCCTCGCACGGGCGGGCACTGCTGTCCGGACACGATCACGGACACGGACCTGGTCATGGCTCCGACTCCGAGGGCACGGCAGCAGAGCAGAGCCTCGCCGCTGCGCGCGCCGCGCGGCTCCTCGCGCCCCTTCTTCCCGAGCCCCTCGACCACGTCCTGCTCCAGGCCGACCTCACCGCCGTGGCCCCCGGCCCGCTGGAGCGGCCGCTCGCCGACGCCCTCGCCGTCCTCGCCGACGTGGAGTCGAAGGGCGGCGCCACGGTCTACCGCTTCACGCCCGGTTCCGTACGCCGTGCGCTCGACGCCGGACAGTCCGCGTCCGACCTGCACGCGTTCCTGGCCGCGCACTCCCGCACCCCCGTCCCGCAGCCCCTCGCGTACCTCATCGACGACGTGGCGCGGAAACACGGCCACCTGAGGATCGGCGCCGCCTCCGCGTACGTCCGCTGCGACGACGAGGCCCTCCTCAACGAGATCCTCGCCGACAAGCGCGCCCAGAGCCTGCGGCTGCGCCGCCTCGCGCCCACCGTGCTCGCCGCCCAGGCGGACCCCGGCACGCTCCTCGACGGGCTGCGCGCGATGGGGTTCGCACCGGCGGCGGAGAGCGCGGAGGGCGACGTCCTGATCACCCGCGCCCACGCCCACCGCACGCCTCCCCGTACGGCCCCCGAGCCGGTGCCGGACGGGCCGCCGCTGCCCGGCGACACGCTCATCGGGGCGGCGGTGCGGGCGATCCGGGCGGGCGACCTGGCGTCGACGGCGCCGCGCAAGGAGGCGCCGACGTCCACGTCGCCGTCGGACGGCCGTCTTCCTCGGACGACGGCCGCGGAGACCCTCGCCACGATGCAGGCGGCGGTCCTCACGGGTGAGGCGCTCTGGATCGGCTACGTGAACGCGGAGGGGACGGCGAGCCAGCGGGTCATCGCCCCGGTTCGGGTCGAGGGCGGGTTCGTCACGGCGTACGACCACACGGCGGACGAGGTCCGCACGTATCCCTTGCACCGGGTGACGGGGGTGGCGGAGCTCGCGGACGACTGA
- a CDS encoding ABC transporter ATP-binding protein yields the protein MTAARLTARELTLAYEDRTVVDRLDLTIPDGKVTVIVGPNACGKSTTLRALGRLLKPRSGAVLLDGASLATLPTKRIARQIGLLPQTPVAPEAITVADLVARGRQPHQRWWQQWSDADEKAVTEAMERTDVVPLAERPVDELSGGQRQRVWIAMALAQDTDLLLLDEPTTYLDISHQVEVLDLVRQLNHERGRTVVVVLHDLNQAARYADHLVAMKSGEVVAEGAPAKVVTEELVREVFGLECVVVPDPVTGSPLVVPGAPWSTTAPRRLPPSA from the coding sequence GTGACCGCCGCCCGCCTGACGGCCCGCGAGCTGACCCTCGCCTACGAGGACCGCACGGTCGTGGACCGCCTCGACCTCACCATCCCCGACGGCAAGGTCACCGTGATCGTCGGCCCCAACGCCTGCGGCAAGTCCACCACGCTGCGGGCCCTCGGCCGCCTCCTCAAGCCGCGGAGCGGCGCCGTCCTCCTCGACGGCGCGTCCCTCGCCACGCTCCCCACGAAGAGGATCGCCCGGCAGATCGGGCTGCTTCCGCAGACACCCGTGGCGCCCGAGGCGATCACCGTCGCCGACCTCGTGGCGCGCGGCCGCCAGCCGCATCAGCGCTGGTGGCAGCAGTGGTCCGACGCGGACGAGAAGGCGGTGACGGAGGCGATGGAGCGCACCGACGTCGTCCCGCTCGCCGAACGCCCCGTCGACGAGCTGTCGGGCGGCCAGCGCCAGCGCGTGTGGATCGCGATGGCCCTCGCCCAGGACACCGACCTGCTCCTCCTCGACGAGCCGACCACCTACCTCGACATCTCGCACCAGGTGGAAGTCCTCGACCTGGTGCGCCAGTTGAACCACGAACGCGGTCGCACGGTCGTGGTCGTGCTGCACGACCTGAACCAGGCCGCGCGCTACGCCGACCACCTCGTCGCCATGAAGTCCGGCGAGGTCGTCGCGGAGGGCGCGCCCGCGAAAGTCGTCACCGAGGAACTCGTGCGCGAGGTCTTCGGGCTGGAGTGCGTGGTGGTCCCCGACCCGGTGACCGGCTCCCCGCTGGTCGTCCCCGGGGCGCCGTGGTCCACGACCGCTCCCCGGCGGCTGCCCCCGTCCGCCTGA